A portion of the Manihot esculenta cultivar AM560-2 chromosome 2, M.esculenta_v8, whole genome shotgun sequence genome contains these proteins:
- the LOC110609914 gene encoding uncharacterized protein LOC110609914 — MPSPSILFATGYSHPAHLSDVNYDHFRHSLNFLAVVFVSEVFDAEKELKPLKLGKKRQILLCLMLISKLRTQSKLVMPFGWPHLCLYGMQHLVKPSMVFAVLRCKIGIHCNDMQHKICPWTH; from the exons ATGCCAAGTCCCTCCATATTATTCGCTACTGGCTATTCTCATCCTGCCCATCTCTCTGATGTTAATTACGATCATTTCCGTCATTCGCTCAATTTTCTCGCCGTCGTTTTCGTCTCCGAAG TATTTGATGCGGAAAAGGAATTGAAACCTTTGAAACTGGGCAAAAAGCGACAAATCCTGCTCTGTTTAATGCTGATCTCCAAGCTCC gTACCCAGTCCAAGCTGGTGATGCCATTTGGATGGCCCCATTTGTGCCTCTATG GTATGCAGCACTTGGTAAAACCCAGCATGGTGTTTGCTGTACTAAGATGTAAAATAGGAATCCATTGCAACGATATGCAGCATAAGATTTGCCCTTGGACTCATTGA